A section of the Acidobacterium capsulatum ATCC 51196 genome encodes:
- a CDS encoding flagellar motor protein MotB — protein sequence MRRKRHESHPNHERWLVSYADFITLLFAFFVVLYASSKADLRKQQQFAQSIHSAFTALGLFPENGHGKGPVPEANPPADTALQTQENLEKMREQLQKKLAAQIAAHQVALQLGPDGLVISLREAGFYDSGSATPKPSSMGAVGIIAHELYQVPYALRIEGHTDNVPIHTAKFDSNWELSTARATTMARLLIENFGVAPQRLSAAGYAQYHPIASNATAAGRAENRRVDIIVLPHLSVADSFGGTAPPPAGGKPSPDVGLARK from the coding sequence ATGAGGCGCAAGCGCCACGAGAGCCATCCCAACCACGAGCGCTGGCTGGTCTCCTACGCGGACTTCATCACGTTGCTTTTTGCGTTTTTCGTGGTGCTGTACGCGAGTTCAAAGGCCGATCTGCGCAAGCAGCAGCAGTTTGCGCAGTCGATTCACTCGGCCTTTACCGCGCTCGGGCTTTTTCCTGAGAACGGGCACGGCAAGGGACCGGTGCCCGAGGCCAATCCCCCAGCCGACACGGCGCTGCAGACGCAGGAAAATCTCGAAAAAATGCGCGAGCAGTTGCAGAAGAAGCTCGCCGCGCAGATTGCCGCGCACCAGGTCGCGCTGCAGCTTGGCCCCGACGGGTTGGTGATCTCGCTGCGCGAGGCCGGTTTTTATGACAGCGGATCGGCCACACCCAAGCCCTCGTCAATGGGCGCGGTCGGCATCATTGCGCATGAGCTGTACCAGGTGCCGTACGCGCTGCGCATCGAGGGCCACACCGACAACGTGCCGATCCACACGGCGAAGTTTGACTCGAACTGGGAGCTTTCGACTGCGCGCGCCACCACGATGGCCCGGCTGCTGATTGAGAACTTTGGCGTTGCGCCGCAGCGGCTCTCCGCCGCCGGGTATGCGCAGTATCATCCCATCGCGTCAAATGCGACAGCCGCGGGACGCGCCGAGAACCGCCGCGTGGACATCATCGTGCTGCCGCACCTTTCGGTCGCGGACAGTTTTGGCGGCACCGCGCCTCCACCGGCAGGCGGCAAGCCCTCGCCGGATGTTGGCTTGGCACGGAAATAA
- a CDS encoding fumarate reductase/succinate dehydrogenase flavoprotein subunit, producing the protein MTLDANIPSGPIEQAWDKARFDMKLVNPANKRKHTVLVVGSGLAGASASASMGELGYNVKCFCFQDSPRRAHSIAAQGGINAAKNYQNDGDSVYRLFYDTVKGGDFRSREANVYRLAQNSVNIIDQCVAQGVPFAREYGGALTNRSFGGAQVSRTFYARGQTGQQLLLGAYQALERQIQAGTVKMFPRTEMLDLIVVDGHARGIVTRHLVTGEISVHFGDAVVLASGGYGNVYYLSTNAKGSNVTASWRAHKRGALFANPCFTQIHPTCIPVSGDYQSKLTLMSESLRNDGRIWVPKQKGDKRPPSQIPAEERDYYLERRYPSFGNLVPRDVASRNAKHVCDEGRGVGETGLGVYLDFSDAIQRLGENVIRERYGNLFDMYQRITDENPYKVPMRIYPAIHYTMGGLWVDYYLQSTIPGLFVAGEANFSDHGANRLGASALMQGLSDGYFIIPYTVGNYIANHKLDKVDESHPAVKEAVGGVEQSISKLLSIKGKRTVDSFHRELGKIIWDECGMSRTAQGLEKGIQQVRALREEFWQNVNVPGSGSDLNQSLEKAGRVADFFELGELMCIDALNRNESCGGHFREEYQTPDGEAKRDDENYSYVAAWGYNGPNGAPTLTKEPLEFEYVHPSQRSYK; encoded by the coding sequence ATGACACTCGACGCGAATATTCCTTCTGGCCCGATTGAACAGGCGTGGGACAAGGCCCGCTTTGACATGAAGCTGGTCAACCCGGCCAACAAGCGCAAGCACACGGTTCTGGTAGTTGGCTCGGGACTTGCGGGAGCCTCGGCCTCGGCCTCGATGGGCGAGCTGGGGTACAACGTAAAGTGCTTCTGCTTTCAGGACTCGCCCCGCCGCGCGCACTCCATTGCCGCGCAGGGCGGTATCAACGCCGCCAAGAATTACCAGAACGACGGCGACAGCGTATACCGCCTGTTTTATGACACGGTGAAGGGCGGCGACTTTCGTTCGCGCGAAGCCAATGTGTACCGGCTGGCGCAGAACAGCGTGAATATCATTGACCAGTGCGTGGCGCAGGGCGTGCCTTTTGCGCGCGAGTACGGCGGAGCGCTGACGAACCGGTCCTTTGGCGGCGCGCAGGTCTCGCGTACCTTTTATGCGCGCGGGCAGACAGGCCAGCAGCTTTTGCTGGGCGCCTACCAGGCGCTGGAGCGGCAGATACAGGCCGGCACGGTGAAGATGTTTCCGCGCACCGAGATGCTTGACCTGATTGTGGTGGACGGGCATGCGCGCGGCATTGTGACGCGTCACCTGGTGACGGGCGAAATCAGCGTTCACTTTGGCGATGCGGTGGTGCTGGCCAGCGGCGGCTACGGCAACGTTTATTACCTCTCCACAAATGCGAAGGGCTCGAACGTGACGGCAAGCTGGCGCGCGCACAAGCGCGGCGCGCTGTTTGCCAATCCCTGCTTCACGCAGATTCACCCGACTTGCATTCCGGTGTCGGGCGATTACCAGTCAAAGCTGACGCTGATGTCAGAGTCGCTGCGCAACGATGGCCGCATCTGGGTGCCGAAGCAGAAGGGCGACAAGCGACCGCCGAGCCAGATTCCGGCCGAGGAGCGCGACTATTACCTGGAGCGCCGCTACCCGAGCTTTGGCAACCTGGTGCCGCGCGACGTGGCCTCACGCAATGCCAAGCATGTGTGCGACGAAGGGCGCGGCGTGGGCGAGACGGGGCTGGGCGTGTATCTGGACTTCTCCGACGCGATTCAGCGGCTGGGCGAGAACGTGATTCGCGAGCGCTACGGCAACCTGTTTGATATGTACCAGCGCATCACGGACGAGAATCCCTACAAGGTTCCGATGCGCATTTACCCCGCGATTCACTACACGATGGGCGGCCTGTGGGTGGACTACTACCTGCAGAGCACGATTCCCGGCCTGTTTGTGGCGGGCGAGGCCAACTTCTCTGACCACGGCGCGAACCGCCTGGGCGCGAGCGCGCTCATGCAGGGCCTGTCGGACGGGTACTTCATCATTCCTTACACGGTGGGCAACTACATCGCCAACCACAAGCTCGATAAGGTCGATGAGTCGCATCCGGCGGTGAAGGAAGCTGTGGGCGGCGTGGAACAGTCGATCTCGAAGCTGCTCTCGATCAAGGGTAAGCGCACGGTGGACTCGTTCCATCGCGAGCTGGGCAAGATCATCTGGGACGAGTGCGGCATGTCGCGTACGGCGCAGGGGCTGGAGAAAGGTATCCAGCAGGTTCGCGCGTTGCGCGAGGAGTTCTGGCAGAACGTGAATGTGCCGGGCTCGGGCTCAGACCTGAACCAGAGCCTGGAAAAGGCCGGGCGCGTGGCTGACTTCTTCGAACTGGGCGAGCTGATGTGCATTGACGCGCTCAACCGCAACGAGAGCTGCGGCGGGCACTTCCGCGAGGAGTACCAGACGCCGGATGGCGAAGCCAAGCGCGATGACGAGAACTATTCCTACGTGGCGGCCTGGGGCTACAACGGCCCCAACGGAGCGCCGACTCTGACGAAAGAGCCGCTGGAGTTTGAGTACGTTCACCCCAGCCAGAGGAGCTATAAGTAG
- a CDS encoding non-canonical purine NTP pyrophosphatase — MALTLYVASSNAGKLRDFRVAAGHTATEILPLPGLAEIDAPEETGTTFAENARLKAEFYSRCRPGGLVLADDSGLEVRALGLLPGVRSARFAEDAEYLPGSPLSADERNNLLLMDRMRGVEDRAGRYVCVLSVARDGVEIASAEGEVAGEILGVPQGTGGFGYDPLFYLPELEKTMAEIDLETKLRLSHRGAALRVLLARLPG; from the coding sequence ATGGCTCTGACTCTTTATGTTGCCTCCTCGAATGCCGGTAAGCTGCGCGATTTTCGCGTGGCGGCCGGCCATACCGCGACGGAAATTTTGCCCCTGCCGGGACTGGCGGAGATCGATGCCCCTGAGGAAACGGGGACGACCTTTGCCGAGAATGCGCGCCTGAAAGCGGAGTTCTACAGCCGGTGCCGGCCGGGAGGACTGGTGCTGGCCGACGACTCGGGCCTTGAGGTGCGGGCGCTTGGGCTCCTGCCCGGGGTGCGGTCGGCGCGCTTTGCCGAGGATGCCGAGTACCTGCCCGGTTCCCCGCTGTCAGCCGATGAGCGCAACAACCTGCTGCTGATGGATCGGATGCGGGGAGTGGAGGATCGCGCGGGGCGGTATGTTTGCGTGCTCTCGGTGGCGCGGGATGGCGTGGAGATTGCCTCGGCGGAGGGTGAGGTGGCAGGCGAGATTCTTGGGGTCCCGCAGGGGACGGGCGGATTTGGGTATGATCCGCTGTTTTATCTGCCGGAGCTTGAAAAGACGATGGCCGAGATCGATCTGGAGACAAAGCTGCGGCTGAGCCATCGGGGCGCGGCGCTGCGGGTATTGCTGGCCCGGCTGCCGGGGTGA
- a CDS encoding succinate dehydrogenase cytochrome b subunit gives MSTSAVSVTPTKAPGFFRSTNGKKIVMAVTGVILILFVVGHLLGNLLIYAGPARYNAYAAFLHYDESLLWIIRSVLLVSVILHIEAAAQLWSRKRKARPVGYAQKKATSSSYASRTMYWSGPIVLAFIIFHLLEFTAGYIHPGSEFVRGQVYHNVVAGFSVWWISAWYIFSLCLLGLHLRHGLWSMLQSFGLPHTKAREAALKRLALWIAVILMAGYISIPISVLTGLIK, from the coding sequence ATGAGCACGAGCGCAGTCTCAGTCACTCCAACCAAGGCCCCGGGGTTCTTCCGGTCCACCAACGGCAAAAAGATTGTCATGGCGGTGACGGGGGTCATTCTGATCCTCTTTGTGGTGGGCCATCTTCTGGGCAACCTGCTGATTTATGCAGGGCCGGCACGCTACAACGCCTATGCCGCATTCCTTCATTATGACGAGAGCCTGCTCTGGATTATTCGCAGCGTTCTTCTCGTCTCGGTGATTCTGCATATTGAAGCGGCGGCGCAACTGTGGTCGCGCAAGAGGAAGGCGCGTCCGGTCGGCTATGCGCAGAAGAAGGCGACGTCGTCGTCTTATGCGTCGCGCACCATGTACTGGAGCGGGCCGATTGTGCTGGCGTTCATCATCTTCCACCTACTGGAGTTCACGGCCGGGTACATTCATCCGGGTTCCGAGTTCGTTCGCGGGCAGGTGTACCACAATGTGGTGGCCGGCTTCTCGGTGTGGTGGATCTCGGCCTGGTATATCTTCTCGCTTTGCCTGCTTGGGCTGCACCTGAGGCATGGTCTGTGGAGCATGCTGCAGTCCTTTGGCCTGCCGCACACCAAGGCGCGGGAAGCCGCGTTGAAGCGGCTGGCGCTCTGGATTGCCGTCATTCTGATGGCGGGCTACATTTCGATTCCGATCAGCGTACTCACGGGGCTAATCAAGTAA
- a CDS encoding endonuclease III domain-containing protein: MTAASRLRTLYDTLAAAYGPQHWWPSESPLETMVGACLTQGTAWTSVERSLANLRARDLLQFDALLALPEDELRELIRPSGFMQRKAATLRALLELVANEYGGSLERFAEAPAETARAQLLAITGIGPETADAILLYALGQPAMVVDEYLRRVVVRHGLAPERVRYAEVQQLALAAFAEETDPAALADHCNEFHALVVQVGKAHCGRTPNCAQCPLRGDLEYYQQEQNRQGRLSDLRND; the protein is encoded by the coding sequence ATGACTGCCGCTTCCCGTCTTCGCACCCTTTATGACACCCTCGCCGCTGCGTATGGGCCGCAGCATTGGTGGCCCTCAGAATCACCGCTGGAAACCATGGTGGGGGCCTGCCTGACGCAAGGCACGGCGTGGACCAGCGTGGAGCGCTCGCTGGCCAACCTGCGGGCGCGAGACCTGCTGCAGTTCGATGCCCTGCTCGCGCTGCCGGAGGATGAGCTGCGCGAGCTGATTCGCCCCTCGGGCTTCATGCAACGCAAGGCGGCGACGCTGCGCGCTCTGCTAGAGCTGGTGGCCAACGAGTATGGCGGCTCGCTGGAACGCTTCGCCGAGGCCCCGGCAGAGACAGCGCGCGCGCAACTGCTGGCCATCACGGGCATCGGCCCGGAGACGGCGGATGCCATTCTGCTCTATGCCCTGGGCCAGCCGGCGATGGTGGTGGATGAGTATCTGCGCCGCGTGGTGGTGCGGCATGGGCTCGCGCCGGAGCGCGTCCGCTATGCCGAGGTACAGCAGCTTGCGCTTGCGGCTTTTGCCGAGGAGACGGACCCGGCGGCGCTGGCCGATCATTGCAACGAGTTTCACGCACTGGTGGTGCAGGTGGGCAAAGCCCACTGCGGCAGGACGCCCAACTGCGCCCAGTGCCCGCTGCGCGGCGACCTGGAGTATTACCAGCAGGAGCAGAACCGGCAGGGGCGGCTGAGTGACCTTCGTAATGATTGA
- a CDS encoding IS481-like element ISAcp2 family transposase yields MDIHQNARLTPYSREQLARKVICTGCTLKLAAASFNVSAKTAGKWVRRYRAEGSDGLRDRSSRPHRSPRRLPEALRLSVIELRRGYMPGYQIARRSAVSVSSVSRILRRARLSRWRDLNPPPPVVRYEHAAPGDLLHLDIKGMTRFGEVSLRGDGRLRGKKEHPGFLALHVAVDDHSRMVFAQMLADQKAETTIGFLHAAVEFFASHGIGIRALLTDNGSSYRSRQFRQACQQMAIKHSRTRPYTPRTNGKAERFIQTAMREWAYAKHWTDSSQRDQHLQSWIHYYNHERPHGSLNYKPPSSRSQEGTTS; encoded by the coding sequence ATGGACATTCACCAGAATGCTCGTCTAACGCCTTACAGTCGAGAGCAGTTGGCGAGAAAAGTTATTTGTACCGGGTGCACGTTGAAGCTGGCCGCGGCCAGCTTCAACGTGAGCGCAAAGACGGCCGGCAAATGGGTGCGCCGGTATCGCGCCGAGGGTTCGGATGGCTTGCGGGACCGCAGCTCGCGTCCGCATCGCAGCCCGCGGCGCTTGCCGGAGGCGTTGCGGCTGAGTGTGATTGAGCTACGGCGGGGTTACATGCCGGGGTATCAGATCGCCCGGCGCAGCGCTGTGAGCGTGTCTTCGGTGAGCCGTATTTTGCGGCGCGCGCGGCTGAGCCGATGGCGCGATCTGAACCCGCCTCCGCCGGTGGTTCGCTATGAGCATGCCGCTCCAGGCGACTTGCTGCATCTGGACATCAAAGGCATGACGCGCTTCGGCGAGGTCTCGCTGCGCGGCGACGGCAGGCTGCGGGGCAAGAAGGAACACCCGGGCTTTTTGGCTCTGCATGTGGCCGTCGACGATCACTCGCGCATGGTCTTCGCCCAGATGCTGGCCGATCAGAAGGCGGAAACCACGATCGGTTTTCTGCACGCGGCGGTTGAGTTTTTCGCCAGCCATGGTATCGGCATCCGCGCGCTGCTGACCGACAACGGCAGCAGCTACCGCTCTCGCCAGTTCCGTCAGGCTTGCCAGCAGATGGCCATCAAACACAGCCGCACTCGGCCCTATACCCCCAGAACCAACGGCAAGGCCGAGCGCTTCATCCAGACAGCCATGCGCGAATGGGCTTACGCCAAACACTGGACCGACTCCAGCCAGAGAGATCAACACTTGCAGTCCTGGATCCACTACTACAACCACGAAAGACCTCATGGTAGCCTCAACTACAAACCGCCAAGCAGCCGATCCCAAGAAGGAACAACCTCTTGA